AACCCTCCGGCGCTTCCCCCAGCGCTCGGTCCTGTTCTGCCCGATGATCGTCAAGGGGCAGCCCGTCGGCGGTCTCTTCGTCACCTGGTGGGAAGCCGAGCATCACTTCACGCCGGAGGAGCTCGACCTCGTCGAGGCGATCGGCCGCCAGGTCGGCATCGCCATCGAGAATGCCCGCCTGTTCCAGGAGGCAGAGCACCAGCTCCAGGAGATGACGGGGCTCCACCGGATCGCCCAGTCCATGTCCACGCTGACCGACATCCGGGAGACGTACGGTCGATTGACACGTCAGGTCGCCGAGCTCGTGGGCGCCCGGCGGTCGCTGATCGCGCTCTACGACCGCCGCCAGCGGCGGATCGTCGGCCAGATGCCCGGCTACGGGGTGAGCGAGGACCTCGTCCGGGACATCCAGGCCCCCGAGCTCGCGGAGGCGGCGCGGCAGGTCGGGAACCTCCGGAAGCTGGGGAGCTTGATCCTGAACAACCCGCGCGATCTCCCGGCCCGCGTCCAGGAGTTCATCGATCGCCACCAGCTCGAGTCCATCGCGGCCGTGCCGCTCAGCGTCGAGGGAGAGGTCATCGGGATCCTCTATGCCGCTGACAAGCCTGGCGGCTTCACCGACAGGGACGCGCGCCTGCTCGAGGTCTCGGCGAGCCAGGCGGCGGTCATGATCAGGAACGCGCACCTCTACCAGCAGGTCAACGAAGCCTACGAGTCCCTGAAGGCGACCCAGGCCCAGCTCGTCCAGGCGGAGAAGCTCGCCGCGACGGGCCAGCTGGCGGCGGGGGTGGCCCACGAGATCAACAACCCGCTGTCCGTGATCCTGGGCTTCTCCTCGCTGGCGCTGGAAAAGCAGCCGTCGAAAGAACTCGGCGACGACCTGGAAACGATCCGTACCCAGGCGTTGCGCGCGGCGAAGATCATCCGGGACCTCCTGGTCTTTGCGCGGCCGAGACCGCACGAGCGCGTCCCGGTGGACGTCAACGAGGCCCTCCGCCAGACGCTCAGCCTGCAGGCCTACCACCTCAGCACCGACCAGATCGAGGTGGTGTGGAATCTGGCCGAGCCGCTCCCCAAAACCCTGGCCGACCGCGGCCAGCTCCAGCAGGTGATCCTGAACCTCGTCCTGAACGCCCACCACGCGATGAAGGCCACCCACGGACGCGGGACGCTCTGGATCGAGACTGGCAGCAACCGAACCCATGTCTGGGCCAAGGTCCGGGACGACGGCCCCGGCATCGCCCCGGAGCTGCTCCCCCGGATCTTCGACCCGTTCCTGACAACCAAGCCGGTGGGACAGGGAACAGGGCTCGGCCTCAGCATCTCGTACGGGATCCTCCAGGCCCACGGCGGACAGCTCCTCGCCGAGAGCGAGGCCGGTCGGGGGGCGACGTTCACGATCATGCTTCCCGCCATCGAGAGCGAGGTGAAGCCGCCGACGGAGGCGCCCGAGCCGGCCGCCGAGTCAACGCGGCAGCTGTCGGTCCTCGTCGTGGACGACGAGCCGACGGTCGCTCGTCTGCTCTCGCTGATGTTTGAACAGATCGGGCACCGTGCGGAGGTCGCTCACTCGGGACGCGACGCTATGACGATGCTCGCGCGGGGCACGTACGACCTCATGACGCTGGACCTCAGGATGCCCCACATGAGCGGGCAGGAGGTCTGGAAGGCCCTCCAGACGCTGAACCTCCCGCGCCGGCCGAGCGTGCTGTTCGTGACAGGCGACATCGCGAAAGAGGTCAGGACCTTCCTGCAGGAATCCGGCCAGCCCTACCTGGAAAAGCCGTTTCAGCCCGCCGAGCTTCGAGAGCGGCTGAAAGATCTGCGCCTTTGACTCGGAGGGGGGCCACCCACGCCGACCTCCCGCGCTGTCGCGCGGGTGTGGCGCGGGTACCCGCCCCTTCCGAACCTCCCCCCAGAACAGCTTGCGCCGGCAAAGCCGGCGCTCGAGCCTGAGGGGGGGGTCCCCCTAGGTCAGTCGGCGGGGGCCTCGCTTGAACATCAGCTCAGGCCTCAGTCGTATGTGTGCTCGTTGCGCCTGCGCACTCCTTCGACCCGGATCTCACGCACTTCGTCGGCAACCGTATACAGGACCCGATAATCGCCGATTCGAATCCGATAGGCTCCATGACCCGAAAGCTTCTTCGTGCCTGGCGGCCGCGGATTCTCCCGGAGGGAGTGGATTGCTGCCGCGATCCGGAGGTAGGTCTCGTCATCGAGGGCGTCCAGCTCTTTCCGCACCGACCGGCTGCGGAAGCGAACGCGGTAGGGTTCAGCCACCTACCGCCCGACGCCTCCGTCCCAGCCTTCTCAGCCGAGCCCGATCGTAGCTTTCGAAATCAGCCAGCGCCTCGCGCCCCCGGGACTGAACGATCTTCCAGTCCGGGTCTTCAGGCAGGACTTCCTCGATGCGGATCTCTCGGGATTCGAGCAGCGCGGCCTCGAGGAGTCGGTTCACGATCCAGCTCATGCTACGGTCCCGTCGACCGGCTTCCGCTTTGAGGGCCTGTGCCACCTCGGCGTCGAGGACCACGCTGACCGTTTGCTTGTTTCCCATGACGTCGCCTTCGTCTTAAGCTACACGAATAACCAAGAGAACACAAGAACCCTTCCTATAACTTCTGCGTTTGGAGGGTCGGGCTGCGAAGCCCAGGGGACACCGCCCCTGGTCGGCCCAGCCCGGGGAGGATCGGCAGGGGCGCTCAAGCCGGATTCGATTCCTCCCCTTAAGGGTGTGGTTGGGAAAGAAACGAATTCCGAGCACCGTTCAGGAGCCGGCTCCACCGCTCTGGCCCTCGCCGAGGAGCTGCTCATACATTACGCCCTCCTCCACCGCCACAGCTCCTGGGGCAGGCGCGCCGTCCCGTCAAACGTGATCAGGCACGGTCCCACCTCACCCACCTGTCATTTCCCGAAACCTTTCCCCCAGGGTTTCTCAAAACCTTTCCTCCACCCCTGAGGGCCGGCGGTGGTTCTCTGCTTACGCCATCTTGAGCGCTCCGAGCAAGCCTTTTCTTCTGCGCTGAGCAGGCGTTTCGGGCGACCCTGGTCGTCTGGCGAGGGCCGTAGAGGCTCCAAAAGGGAGTCAAGGGAGATCCGCACGCCTACCGCCGGACTACCCCAAATTCGATTCCTTCCCAACCTCACCCTATAGGGGAAGAAACGAGTTCGGTCCTCGAAAACGAGCCAGGAGCCGAGCGCCCACCCGCCCCTTCGGGGGCGGGTACCCGGCCCACGCAATCGGTTTGGGGAGAGGCATCGGAAGGGGGCGGAGCCCCCCTCCGAGGCTTTCTAGCGCGGGCTTGGCCCGCGCAACCAACTCGGGCCTCGCCTCGGGGCTGTCTTCGCCGGCGGGGCGGCGGCCGCCCCTCGGCTCGAACCACCATTCCCGGGGGAGGCTCGGAGGGGGCCGTCGAGGCCCCCTTCGAGGGGATCGAGCGCGGGCTTTGCCCGCGCAACCTGTCCGGGGGGGGGGAGGCATCGGAAGGGGGGCGTCAGCCCCCCCCGAGGGAAGTTTCGAGCGCCGGCTTTGCCGGCGCAATCCGTCGTGGGGGAGGCTTCGGAAGGGGGGCGGAGCCCCCCTCCGAGCTCTTTAGCGGGCCAACTCGATCAGGAGCGCTGACTTCTTTGCCAGCTCCTGCGTACGGCTGATGATCTCGGGAAACAATGCCGGCTCCACCCCGAGGTTCCGGAGCGTCTCCGGGTCGGGATCCATCGGGAGGCCGTCGCCGGCGTCCCCGATCCCCTCACGCGAGCAGATGCACTCAGCCAGGTGGACCAGATCGGCGACCCGCCGGTCCTCGGCGGGCGCGAGCGCGGGCTGGTGGTGAAAGTCGATCCCGGAAACGATCGGCTGGGGCAGCCCCCACCGGGCGGCGATCAGCGCGCCGATCCTTCCGTGGTCGGTCTCCAGGGCTGCCAGCTCCGCTTTATACCGGGCCAGGCCTTGCTCGGAGGCCAACCGGCTGATCTCCACGAACACGGAGGGATAGTACTCCCACAGCACGAGCAGGCCGATGTCGTGGAGGAGGCCCGCGGCAAAGGCGCCGTCTTCGCCGTCCTCCTCGGCCGCCGGGACCGCCACCTGGAGGATCGCCTCGGTGGCGAAGGCCACGGTCACGCTGTGGAGCCAGAAGGCTTTGCGGTCGCGGCCGCCCCACGTCTCCAGGGTCCGGATGATCCCCAGCGTGAGGATGATGTTCCGGATCTGCACCATCCCCAGCCTCAAGACGGCCTGCGCCACTGAGGTGACCGGCATGCGGGCGCCATAGACCGGCGAGTTGGCCATCCTGAGCACGCGCACGGTGAGTCCGGGATCCTCCCGCAAGATCCAGGCGATGTCGAGCACGGAGGAGTCGTAATCGTTGACGATCTTCATCAGGCGCGAAATGACGGGAGGAAACGAGGGAAGCGGGGGCAACAGGTCCAGATCCGCCAGAAACCGCTCCTTGAACGGCGTCGAGAGCCGCTCAGGTGTCGCCGCCGCCGGATTCCAAGAGAGTGTCATCGCCGATGTCCCCGGGGCGCAGCCCTTCCGCAGCGGAAGGAGCGCTTCAAAATCAGCATGTTTACAGTCAGAGGCGGTCCCACACAAAGACGGCGGTGGGACAGCCGCACCCAATCAAGTATTCGGCCACCCAGACCGCTTTCTGAACCTCCTGTGATTCCCTCCGTTTCGGCTGACTGCCTGCCGAATCCCTAGAGCAGCGGATGGGTGCCGCCGAGCAACCGTCCGTTGGCGAGACAGCGCACACAGCCTGGGTCTCGCGGGAAGTCTCTCCAGGGGGCAACGCAGGAGAGTCGCTGCCGCAGATCCGGGGTTCTAGCTGGCAACGGGACAGACGTTGGACCGATCAGGTGCGGACCGCGCCATGTCGGCGGGCCGCCGGGTCGTTGGAACGGGTGAGACGCGGAATGGACCTTCGGTCTAGCCGGACACCAGGGGGGAACCGGCCCTGATATCGGTCGCTGAGCTACTTCGGGCTGGCCGACCGACGCGCCCCCGTCAGGGAGGAGCTGCCGCATGATCGTACTCATCGGGGTCGGCGTCGTTTTCTTAAGCGTATTCGGGGGGTTCCTCCTCGCAGGCGGTCCCCTCATGCTCCTGATCCAACCCGCCGAGATCCTGATCATTATCGGCGCCGCGCTCGGTACGGTCCTGATCGGAACCCCACACCACCACCTCCCGAAGCTCTTCGCGGGAATCCGCGCCGTGGTGGGACGGGCCACGTCGGGCAAGGACCAGTACACCGACCTCCTCACCCTCCAGTTCGAGGTGTTCGTCAATATCAAGAAGCACGGCATCATCGCTCTCGACCAGGATATCGCGGCACCTGAATCCAGCACCATCTTCTCCAAGTACCCGAGCTTTCTGGCCTTTCCCAAAGCGGTGCGCTTCTTCGCCGACGCGCTCCGGCTGTTGCTCGACACGGGGATCCCGCCCGAGGACCTGGATCTCCTGCTCGACCGCGAGCTGGAGACCCACCACGAAGAGGTCACCAAGGCATCGGGGATCCTGGCGAAGCTGGGCGATACCCTCCCCGGCCTCGGCATCGTCGCGGCGATCGTGGGAATCGTCATCTCGATGCAGGGAGTCGACGGGCCGGCGTCCGAGATGGGCCGCAGCGTGGCCGCGGCCCTCGTGGGGACGTTCCTCGGCGTCTTCCTCTCCTATGGGGTTGTCCAGCCCCTGGCGATGAACCTGGATTTCCAGAGCCAGGCCGAGGCCAAGTACCTCGAGTGCATCAAGTCCGGCGTGGTCGCGATGGCGAAGGGCACCCCGCCCGCCGTGGCGGTGGAGTTCGCCCGCCGGGTCATCTTCTCCCACGAGCGGCCGGAGCTGGACGAGATGGACACGGCGATCCAGGTCGTGAGCCCGAGGTAGCGCATGTTCCGCCGAAGGCTGCGCCGCCAGCAGCAGCAGGACCCCCGAGCAGTCCGGATCGTCGTGCGGCGCCCGAAGCGGCACGGCGAACCCCACGGCGGGGCGTGGAAGGTGGCCTACGCCGACTTCATGACCACCATGATGGCCCTCTTCATCGTGCTCTGGGCCAGCAGTCAGAACGTCCAGGTCCGGGAGGCGATTGGCGCCTACTTCCGCACGCCCGCTGTGTGGAGTCAGGCCGGGCGCGCTTCCGTGCTCAACGGTGGTGCGGGGATCCTCCCCATGCAGCCCCGGCCCGCCTCGGCTGCGACCGCGCTCGAGCCAGGGGACGATCTGACCCTGGAGGGGGTGGCGAAGTGGCTCGCCGAGCTCATCGAGGCGGAGGGAGAGCTCAAAAAACTCCAAGATCAGATCCGGATCGACGTGACTGCGGACGGCCTCAGGATCCAGCTCGTGGAGAAGGACGACAGCGTCTTCTTCGATATCGGGTCGGCGACGCTCAAGCCGGCCACTCGCCGGCTTCTGGCGATCATCGCCAGGGTCGCCGGGCGACTGCCCAACGAGGTGACCATCGAGGGGCACACGGACTCCCGGCCCTACCAGGGGACCCAGCGCGACTACAGCAACTGGGAGCTGTCGGCGGATCGGGCGAACAGCGCGCGCCGGGCGATGGAGGAAAGCGGCTTACGCCCCCGCCAGGTCACCCGGGTCATCGGGTACGCCGACCATCAGCTCCTGGAGCCCACGAATCCCCGGGACTCCCAGAACCGGCGTGTGAGCATCATCATCAAGCGCCGGAGCGAGGGGGCCGTGGGCAGCAGGGAGCGCTCGCAGCTTCTGGCGGAGATCGACGGGCTTCCCGGCCACGCCGGCAAAAATATCCGTTGATGGCACCGCCAAGGGTCACTTACAATAGCGTTCGCGTATCTCTTCGCGATAAGTCCAGCATGGGAGCAGGAGAGATCACGGCGAACAGCGATCGGCCTGAGGAGCTCGAGGCCGTCGCGGATCTGAGGCGGGCAAGCCAGACCGACGCCCCCGCTCTCGCTGCGGCGCTGGAGACGCTGGCGCGCGACAACGCGCGGCTCTCCCGCGAGCTTCAAAACCGGCTCGAGGACCTCCGGCGCGCCGAGGCGCAGCTGGCCGACCTCGAAAAGCTCGTCGGCCTGAATCAGCTCATCGGGGGCATGGCGCACGAGCTGAACAACCCCCTCGCCGCCGTTCTCGCCTGCCTGACGATCCTCCAGGAGCTCCCGCTCGCCGCCGAGGCCCAGGACCTGGTCGACCGGATCCGAACCCAGACCGAGCGAGCGATCAGGGTGGTCAAGAACCTGGCGACCTATGCCAAGCGACCGTCGCCCGAACGGGTCCTGACGGACGTGCACGAGCTGCTCCGCCAGGGGATCGAGCTGCTCGACCCCTCGCTCCGCCACGCGAGCATCACCGTCCAGTGGGAGTGTGCCGCCGACCTCCCGCTCTGCGCCGTCGATCCAAACCAGATGCTTCAGGTCTTTGTGAACCTCTTCGTCAACGCCCGCCAGGCCATCGAATCCACGGGACGGGGACGCGGGACGATCCGCATCGGCATGGCGGCCGAGCCCGCCCGGGTGCGCGTGGAGATCGCCGACGACGGGCCGGGAATTCCCGCCGATCTCCGCGAGCGGATCTTCGATCCGTTCTTCACCACCAAGCCCCCGGGGGTCGGCACCGGCCTCGGTCTCAGCCTGTGCCAGGCGATCGTCGAGGCCCACGGAGGGAGCCTCCTGGCCCGGTCCGACGCCGCTGGTGCGACCCTTCTGGTCGCGCTGCCGATCGGCGCGGCGCAGGCGCTCGACGCCGAGGCTTCTCAAGCCAGTCCCGCCCCGACCGGCCGGATCCTGGTGGTGGACGACGAGACCGACCTTCGGGGTGCGCTGAGCCATCTCCTGCGCCGGGCCGGACACGTCACCCAGGAGGCCGGATCGGGCAGCGAGGCGCTCGCAATGCTCGACACCGGGCAGTTCGACGCCATCATCCTGGACGTCCGCCTGCCGGACATCAACGGTCAAGCGCTCCTCGAGGAGATAGCCCGCCGGGACCCGGCCCTCGCCCGAAAGGTGGTCATCACGACCGGCGACGTCCTGGGCCAGGAAACCCAGTCCTTCCTGGAACGCACCGACGCCCCCTGCCTGAGCAAGCCGTTCACGCTGAAGGCATTGCTCGGCGCGCTGGCGGCCGTGATGGGCGACCAGTCGCGCGCCTGACCGTCCGGAATCGCCGCTCCCCTGCCGACCTCTATTCTTGGCTCCGTTCGTCCTTGGGGATCACCCAGCAAACGGCAAAGGGAGCGTGTGTCCTTGAAACACCGAGACCTCGGCGTGGCCGAAGAAAACGCGGCGCTCGGGAGCCGGATCCAGGACCTCGAGCGCCCCAGCCTCGAGATCCAGCGCGAGCGGCTTCTGGTGGCCCGGATGGCCAGCCTCCCGGAAATCCTCCTCAACGGTTCGAACGGTGGGCACACGCCCCGGCGGATCGTGGAGGTGGGCCGGGGGCTTCTCGAGGTCGACTTTGTGAGCCTCGTGGCCCCCGTGGGCACCGGCTCACGCTTCGAGCCCCTCGCCGCAGTCGGCGAGGAGGATGAGCCGCAGCTCGGGGGCCCGTGGCCCGCCTCCGAAGACTCAGCGCTCACCGCCGTGGTCCAGGGGTGCGAACCCGTGGTCGGCCTCGGGAGCCATTGCGTGCAGTTCAACCGTGCGCTCGACCGGTCGCTCGCCCTCCGAGCAGCGCTCCACGTCCCCGTGATTTGGAATCACCGCGTGGCGGCGGTGCTCAGCTTCGGCGATCGGGAGGCGGGGCGGATCTTCCAACCGGTCGAGGTGACGGCGGCCCGGTGGCTCGCCTCATGGGCAGGACTCCTGCTGGCCTGGGCAGAGGACCGCCAGCGGGTCCAAACCCTCGAGGCGCTCCTTCGCTCGCACCAAGCCCAGCTCCAGCACACCGAGAAGCTCAAGGCCCTGGGCCAGCTCGTGTCCGGCGTCGCCCACGAGCTCACCAACCCGCTCACGGCGGTGCTCGGGCGGGCGACGCTGATCGAGAAGGCAGCGTCGCTCGACGACGCCAAACGCCACGTAGGCAAGATTAAAGAGGCGGCGGCGCGGGCAGCGAAGATCGCGAAGGGGCTCTCGACCTTCGCCCGCAACCACCCGTCGGAACGCGGGCCTGTCGGCGTGAACGACCTGGTCCGATGGGCGACCGACTTTCAGGAATACCAGCTCGCCGCCGACAACATCCGGGTCGAGACCGATCTCGAACCGGACCTTCCGGCAGTCATGGGGGACCATCACGAGCTGGAGCAGGTCCTGATCAATCTGATGCTCAACGCCCAGCACGCGATGGTAGCCGCCTATGGCTCAGGGGTCCTGAAGCTCACCACGCGCCGGGCCGGCGAGTGGGTCCAGCTTCGAGTCGAAGACGACGGGCCGGGGATTCCGCCCGAGGTTCTCCCGCGCATTTTCGAACCGTTCTTCACCACAAAACCGGTCGGCGAAGGGACTGGGCTCGGGCTGAGCATCGTCCAGGAAATCGTCGCGGGCCACGGCGGTCAGGTGTGGATAGAGCCCGCTCCCCAGAAGGGTACGATCGTGGTCGTTGCGCTTCCCCCGATGCGACCGGCTCAAGCCCCGACGACCTAAACAGCTCGGAGGGGGCCTCGACGGCCCCCTCCGAAACCTCCCCCAGGAATCGGTTGCGCGGGCCAAGCCCGCGCTCGAAGGGCATTACTCCGACACATACCTAGCGCCCCCGTTCCCATACCTCCCCCCATTCCGGTTGAGCGGGCCGGGTACCCGCGCCGAAGGCGTGGGTGTCCCCCTCCGTTTACTAGCGCCCCATCCGATCCGGCTGCGCCCGGGGGGGACGCCGGTCCGCCTATCGGGACCGGAATCGGGGGTGCGCCCGCCTGCGCGGCCTCGCTATAGTGGCCCCAGTGGCAAACCGAAGCGCTCTGAACGCTATGCCGCGCATCCTGGTCGCAGACGACGATCGGACGAGCCGAGAGCTGACGGCCGAGCTCCTCCAGAACGCCGGGCACACCGTGAGCCAAGCCTCAAGCGCGCGGGAGACGATCGCGCGCTGCAAGGCGAGTCTCCCCGACCTCGTCCTGCTCGATCTGATCCTCCCCGACCGGACCGGGATCGACCTGCTCGGTGAGCTCAAAGCGCTGTGGCCCGGGCTGCCGGTCATCATCGTGACCGGCTATCCGGAGATCCGGAGCGTCGTCGAGGCCATGCGCCGCGGCGCCGCGGAGTATCTGGTGAAGCCTGTCGACCCGGACGCCCTCGTCAGGGCCTGCGACGCTGCACTCGCCGGCGGACCGCACCTCCCGGGCCCCTCGCGAGCCGTGACATTCCCCCTTACCGAGGAGACGCAGGGACCGGCATGGCCCCCCCCGCTGGGAGCTCCTAAGCCGCTTCGAGAGGTCGTCGCGGCTTACATCGATCATGTGATCGCCGCGACACACGGCAACAAAGCCCGGGCTGCCCGGCTCTTGGGCATCTCGCGGGAAACGCTCCGGGCGAGGCTGACCAAGGGGAGCCGGCCCGCATGCTCGCCGTGGGCGCCCGCCCAGGCCAGGGCGCGGAGGGCCTGAGCCAGCATGGGGAGCGCCACCCTGCGCCACCGGCCCGCCGCGCCGGGCTGGGTCAAGCCTCCGGCGTTGAAGACGGACTTGGACGGCTCACCTCGGGCGAGCACCAAGGCCGACCAGATCCTGAGCTGGAGCGCCGCCTCGGCCGCGGTCGCCCACGAGCTCAAGAACCTGCTGGGGGCGACCGAGCTGTACGCCTCGCTCATCGAGGAAGCGGTGCGCGAGCACCCCGACCTCTCGCTCCTGGCCAGCCGCCTCCTCACCGGCATCAGGAGTCTCACGGCAGTCGCGACCAACCTCCTCGCGTTCGGACGCCGTCCCGAGCCGCTGCTCGCTCGCGTGGACCTTCATCGTGTCCTTGAAGAGGCCACAACGTTCGCCGACCACGCGGTGCGGGGCACCGGCGTCGAGCTGGTCAGGGACCTTGCCGCCACACGCTCCTGCATCCGGGGTGACACCGAACAGCTCAAGCAGGTCTTCCTCAACCTTCTCCTCAACGCGCTCCAGGCTATGCCGCACGGTGGCAGTCTGACGATCGGCACCGAAGCCAAGGGCAGGCGCCTCCGGGTGAAGATCACGGACACCGGCATCGGCATCGCGCCCGAGCTCCTCGCGCGGATCTTCGAGCCCTTCGTGACGACCAAACCCAGGGGCACCGGCCTGGGCCTGGCCGTGGTTTCGGGCATCCTCACCCGCCACGGGGCGACGATCAAGATCGCGAGCGCGCCGGGACAGGGGACGGAGGTGCGCTGTGACTTTCCGCTCGCCCCGGACGATCAGCCGGCCGACGAGGGAGGACGGGACCGATGAGCGGCACGATCCTGGTGGTCGACGACGAGGCACTCCCCCGGCAGTCCGTGAGTGACCTGCTCCGGCGCAAGGGCGCCGCGGTCGACACGGCCCAGGACGGCGCGGAGGCGCTCCGCCTCTTCCTCGCCTCCCCGTATCCGATGGTGATCAGCGACCTCCGGATGCCCCACCTCGACGGCCTCGCCCTGCTCCGAGAGATCAAAGCCCGCGTGCCGCACACGTTCTTCGTCCTCCTGACCGGGTTCGGGACGGTCGAGACCGCAGTCTCAGCCCTCAAGGCGGGCGCGGACGACTTCCTGGAAAAGCCCGTGTCCCCCCAGCGGCTCCAGCGGCTGCTGGAGCGGGCACCGCTCACGCCTCTCGCTGAGCCCTCTCCGCGACTTCCCCTGACCCAGGACCCGCGGATGATGGCGCTCTTCGCCGACGCCCGCCGCGCTGCCGCAACCGGTGCCACGATCCTCCTGCTCGGGGAAAGCGGCACCGGCAAGGAAGTGCTGGCCCGCGCCATCCACGGTTGGAGTCCCCGGGCCGGTGGTCCCTTCATGGCCCTCAACTGCGCGGCTCTTCCCGAGTCCTTGGTCGAGGCCGAGCTGTTCGGCCACGAGCGCGGGGCGTTCACCGACGCCAAGGCGTCCCACCAGGGCGTGATCGAGCGAGCGCAGGGGGGCACCCTCCTCCTCGATGAAATCGGCGACATGCCGCTCCCGGTGCAGGCCAAACTCCTCCGGGTCCTCGAGGACCGGTCGGTCACGCGAATCGGCGGCAGCGACGCCCGGGGGGTCGACGTTCGCTTCATCGCCGCCTCCAATCGCTCGCTCAGGGCGCTGGTGCGGGAGGGACGATTCCGGGAGGACCTTCTGTTCCGGCTCACGGTCGTGAGCTTCCAGCTCCCGCCCCTCCGGGAGCGCCTGCAGGACGTCCCGTTGCTCGCCCGCCACTTCCTCGCCCGGTACGCCGCCGAGTACAACGCTGCGGTCCGAGAGCTAGCGGACTCCGCCGTGGGGCGCCTCCTCGCGCACCCGTGGCCCGGCAACGTGCGCGAGCTGGAGAACGTGATCCAGCGAGCCGTGATCCTCGCACCGGGACCGGTCCTCAGGGGGCGCGACCTCGTGCTCGAGGACGCCACCCCCGTCACGCCAGGGCAGCTGGCGGGCCGGCCGTGGGACGAGGTCGAGAAGGAGCTGATCCTGAGCACGCTCCGACAGGTGGGCGGTAATCGGGAAAAGGCCGCCAAGATCCTCGGGATGAGCGTGCGCACCGTTCGCAACCGACTGCGGAGCTACCGCCTCACCGAAGGGGCCCTGACCCTCCTGGGGTCGCCCCTCGCGGCCGCCGGGGCCGCCTCATGATCGCTCTCTTCGGGGCCACGATGGAGCTGCTCCAGCGAGGCGCGGCATTCGCGGTTCGACGCCACGCCCTCCTCGCGCAGAACCTCGCCAACGTGGAGACGCCCGGGTACAGGGGATACGACCTGACGTTCGCGCGGGAGCTCGACCTGGCCCGCCAGGCCCACGCGACGCCGGTGGCCTTCGGACCCACGGCCAAGGCCGGAGACAGCGACAACACACTGGATGTCCGTCTCGTGCGGGCTCCTGACAGCCCTCCCCGACCGGATGGCAACGATGTGGACATCGATCGCCAGATGGTCAAAATCGCCGAGAACGCGCTCTACCACAACGCGGTCGTCCACCTGCTGATCGCGAAGCTCAACGCCATGAAGACCGCCATCAGCGGCCGCATCTAGGAGGAACCGTGAACTCGCATCGGGGGCATGCCCCCCTCCGAGCTATCTAGGAGGCTCTCCATGGAGATCGACCCCCTCGCCATCAGCGCCTCAGCGCTCGCCGCCCAGCGGGCTCGGATGAACCTCATCGCCGAGAACCTGGCCCACGCCGACACGACTCGCACGCCCGAAGGCGGGCCGTACCGCCGACGCAAGGTCGTCTTCGAGGCTCACGGCAGTGCCTTCCCCGGCCTGCCGAGCGCCGAGCCCAGCCGGGGTGTGCGCGTCGTCGGGGTCGTTGACGCCCAAACTCCCTTCCGGCGCATCCACCAACCGGGCCACCCCGATGCGGACGCGGAGGGCTACGTCTCGCTCCCC
This Candidatus Rokuibacteriota bacterium DNA region includes the following protein-coding sequences:
- the flgB gene encoding flagellar basal body rod protein FlgB, giving the protein MIALFGATMELLQRGAAFAVRRHALLAQNLANVETPGYRGYDLTFARELDLARQAHATPVAFGPTAKAGDSDNTLDVRLVRAPDSPPRPDGNDVDIDRQMVKIAENALYHNAVVHLLIAKLNAMKTAISGRI
- the flgC gene encoding flagellar basal body rod protein FlgC, whose amino-acid sequence is MEIDPLAISASALAAQRARMNLIAENLAHADTTRTPEGGPYRRRKVVFEAHGSAFPGLPSAEPSRGVRVVGVVDAQTPFRRIHQPGHPDADAEGYVSLPNVNPVMEMIDLMAATRAYEANVSAIQALKSMMQKALELGR